The following proteins are encoded in a genomic region of Phalacrocorax carbo chromosome 2, bPhaCar2.1, whole genome shotgun sequence:
- the FAM8A1 gene encoding protein FAM8A1: MAEPGAGRTGGGAAAMAGDDSERNGDSVAGGESAAASSLPCSPPAGGGDEGGGAKPLSAAEYARRVHQWLWDSYCGYLGGQASLPALLAASAAASAAAAASAAAAAAAAAAGAPRLAAPPDLPSPPPAAAAYCSPFYLFPPAPAHTATTGPGPRAAAAPAAASAASAPAWPGAAGRLGPLPRAASGSAAGTSGTPRETGRPAGREFIIPSLAHRFIAEMVDFFILFFIKATIVLSIMHLSGIKDISKFAMHYIIEEIDEDTSMEDLQKMMVVALIYRLLVCFYEIICIWGAGGATPGKFLLGLRVVTCDTSVLIAPSRVLVIPSSNVSMTTSTIRALIKNFSIASFFPAFITLLFFQHNRTAYDIVAGTIVVRRNGVR; this comes from the exons GTCACTGCCGTGCTCCCCtccggcgggcggcggggacgAGGGCGGCGGGGCGAAGCCGCTGAGCGCGGCGGAGTACGCGCGGCGTGTGCACCAGTGGCTCTGGGACTCGTACTGCGGGTACCTGGGCGGGCAGGCATCCCTGCCCGCCCTCCTCGCTGCCTCTGCCGCCGCctccgctgccgccgccgcctccgctgccgccgccgccgccgccgccgccgccggagccCCTCGCCTCGCCGCGCCGCCGGACCTTccgtccccgccgccggccgccgccgcctacTGCAGCCCCTTCTACCTCTTCCCTCCGGCGCCGGCCCACACGGCCACCACCGGGCCggggccccgcgccgccgccgccccagcAGCGGCCTCCGCCGCCTCAGCCCCCGCTTGGCCCGGAGCGGCGGGCAGGTTGggccccctgcccagggcggcCTCCGGCAGCGCCGCCGGCACCAGCGGCACCCCCAGGGAGACGGGCCGGCCGGCGG GTCGGGAGTTCATTATCCCTTCGCTGGCACACAGGTTCATAGCAGAGatggtggatttttttattctgttctttatAAAGGCAACCATTGTTTTAAGTATTATGCACCTCAGTGGAATAAA GGACATCTCTAAATTTGCCATGCATTACATAATAGAAGAAATAGATGAAGATACGTCCATGGAAGACTTGCAGAAAATGATGGTAGTAGCTCTCATCTACAGGTTATTAGTCTGCTTCTATGAG ataATCTGTATTTGGGGAGCAGGTGGAGCAACCCCAGGGAAATTCTTGCTTGGACTGCGAGTTGTGACATGCGATACATCTGTACTTATTGCGCCCAGCCGTGTGTTAGTCATTCCATCTTCTAATGTCAGTATGACAAC GTCCACAATACGAGCTTTGATCAAGAATTTTTctattgcttcattttttcctgcattcaTTACACTGCTGTTTTTCCAGCATAACAGAACAGCCTATGATATTGTAGCGGGGACTATTGTGGTAAGAAGAAATGGAGTCAGATGA